CTTAACCCGGCCATCCACGTACGGCCGCGCGTGCGGAGAGGCGTGGATGCCCGGGTCAAGCCCGGGCATGACGACCTTTTTCCGCTGCTCGCTCTCTTCCATCACTTGTGGATCAGCGTACCCGTGCCCTGATTGGTGAAGAGCTCGAGCAGCACCGCGTGCTGCATCTTGCCGTCGATGATGACGACGCCCTGTACGCCCTGTTCGAGCGCATAGATGCAGGTCTCGACCTTCGGGATCATGCCGCCGGAGATGGTGCCGTCGGCGATCAGTTTTCGGGCGTCCTTGACCGAGAGCTGCGGGATCAGCTTCTTGGACTTGTCGAGCACGCCCGGCACGTCGGTGAGCAGCAAGAGGCGCTTTGCCTTGAGCGCGCCCGCCACCGCGCCCGCAAAGGTGTCTGCGTTGACGTTGAAGGTCTGGCCTTCCTTCGAGGTCGCGAGCGGAGCCAGCACCGGGATCAGCTCGTAGCCGATGAGTTGGTTGAGCAGCGTGAGGTCCACCTTCTCCGGCTCGCCGACGAAGCCGAGATCGACCACCTTTTCGATGTTGGAGCCGGGATCGATCATGGTGCGCGTCGCCTTGGTCGCGCGGACCATGTTGCCGTCCTTGCCGCAGAGGCC
The DNA window shown above is from Bradyrhizobium sp. CB1650 and carries:
- the argB gene encoding acetylglutamate kinase gives rise to the protein MTDISPLDQARILSEALPHMQQYDEETIVIKYGGHAMGDEETAKNFARDIVLLEQTAINPVVVHGGGPQIATMLKRLGIQSEFAAGLRITDAATIEIVEMVLAGSINKQLVGYINEAGGKAVGLCGKDGNMVRATKATRTMIDPGSNIEKVVDLGFVGEPEKVDLTLLNQLIGYELIPVLAPLATSKEGQTFNVNADTFAGAVAGALKAKRLLLLTDVPGVLDKSKKLIPQLSVKDARKLIADGTISGGMIPKVETCIYALEQGVQGVVIIDGKMQHAVLLELFTNQGTGTLIHK